One genomic region from Dehalobacter restrictus DSM 9455 encodes:
- a CDS encoding ATP-dependent Clp protease ATP-binding subunit, whose product MSRKFTQKAEKVFMLAEAIAKRMGHKIIGTEHILLALIEEGEGVAAKALTGIGLDPDKVSAKITQIIGVGTPISGEVGLSPRVKRVIQLATEEAQRQGVNYIGTEHILLGMIIEGEGIAARVLADLKISPEKIWEQVVELLGGETEGTSMPGSSAANNSKPGQAGGTPTLNEFGRDLTVMAAEGKLDPVVGRGNEIERVIQVLSRRTKNNPVLIGEPGVGKTAIAEGLAQRIVNNQVPEILVDKRVVTLDLSSMVAGTKYRGEFEERMKKVMEEIRLAGNVVVFIDELHTLIGAGAAEGAIDAANILKPALARGEMQCIGATTLDEYRKHIERDPALERRFQPIKVGEPTVEETVAILKGLRDKYEAHHRVKISDEAIDMAARLSDRYISDRFLPDKAIDLIDEAASRVRIHSFTAPSDLKELEEEIENLKKEKEAAVKRQEFEKAAEIRDEEQKKREKLSEIRKNWEESREKDRMVVGPEDISRIVSSWTGVPLNKLEEGESFRLLKLESLLHDSVIGQDEAVTAVARSIRRARAGLKDPKRPIGSFIFLGPTGVGKTQLARSLAESLFGDENSLIRVDMSEYMEKHAVSRMVGSPPGYVGHDEGGQLTEAVRRKPYSVILFDEIEKAHPEVFNILLQVLEDGRLTDSKGRLVDFRNCVLIMTSNVGASFLKKESLGFVSGRNEESEYKSMSSRIMEELKKTFRPEFLNRVDEMVVFHPLKQDDLVKITKILIKDVSKRLKEQELELVLDDEVLEHLAEEGNDPTYGARPLRRAIQKMIEDPLSEKILEGTYNAGDMIKVELSDKEVVFVKPAAVKKKGGKKLEKV is encoded by the coding sequence ATGTCAAGAAAATTTACGCAAAAGGCAGAAAAAGTATTTATGCTTGCTGAGGCGATTGCCAAACGCATGGGCCATAAGATTATAGGGACTGAGCATATTCTTTTGGCTTTGATTGAAGAAGGAGAAGGAGTTGCCGCGAAGGCGCTGACCGGGATTGGATTGGATCCTGACAAGGTAAGCGCAAAGATTACCCAGATCATTGGCGTAGGAACCCCTATCAGCGGAGAGGTCGGATTGTCTCCGCGAGTGAAGCGCGTGATTCAGCTTGCCACCGAAGAGGCTCAACGCCAGGGGGTCAATTATATCGGAACCGAGCACATTCTGCTTGGCATGATCATTGAGGGAGAAGGAATTGCTGCGAGAGTCCTGGCGGATCTTAAGATCAGCCCGGAAAAAATATGGGAGCAGGTTGTAGAGCTCCTGGGAGGAGAAACCGAAGGCACATCAATGCCCGGAAGTTCCGCCGCGAATAACAGCAAACCCGGACAGGCAGGTGGAACACCGACTTTAAACGAGTTCGGACGGGACTTGACGGTTATGGCCGCTGAAGGGAAGCTTGACCCCGTCGTCGGCCGGGGAAATGAGATTGAAAGAGTCATTCAGGTGCTGAGCCGCCGGACGAAGAATAACCCTGTATTGATTGGAGAACCCGGGGTCGGAAAAACGGCCATCGCCGAGGGTTTGGCCCAAAGGATTGTTAACAACCAAGTGCCGGAGATCCTTGTCGATAAACGGGTTGTAACACTCGATCTTTCTTCGATGGTAGCAGGGACAAAATATCGCGGTGAATTTGAAGAGAGAATGAAAAAAGTCATGGAAGAAATCCGGCTGGCGGGCAACGTGGTCGTCTTCATCGACGAACTCCATACCCTGATCGGAGCGGGGGCTGCCGAAGGAGCCATTGACGCAGCCAATATTCTGAAACCGGCTCTGGCCAGAGGAGAAATGCAATGTATCGGAGCAACGACACTCGATGAATACCGTAAGCATATTGAACGTGATCCAGCCTTGGAAAGACGTTTTCAACCGATTAAGGTAGGAGAGCCTACAGTTGAGGAAACCGTGGCCATTCTGAAGGGCTTAAGGGACAAGTATGAAGCCCATCACAGGGTGAAGATATCCGATGAGGCAATTGATATGGCAGCGCGCTTGTCCGACAGGTATATTTCCGACAGATTTTTGCCCGATAAAGCCATCGATTTAATTGATGAGGCTGCATCCAGAGTTCGCATTCACAGTTTTACGGCACCGTCGGATTTGAAAGAGCTGGAGGAAGAAATCGAAAATCTGAAGAAAGAAAAAGAAGCAGCCGTAAAAAGGCAGGAATTCGAAAAGGCTGCCGAAATCAGAGACGAAGAGCAAAAGAAACGCGAAAAGCTCAGCGAGATTCGTAAGAACTGGGAGGAAAGCCGAGAAAAGGACCGGATGGTCGTGGGGCCAGAGGATATCTCCAGAATCGTATCAAGTTGGACAGGAGTCCCACTGAATAAACTGGAAGAAGGAGAAAGCTTCAGACTCTTGAAATTGGAATCCCTTCTGCATGACAGCGTGATCGGACAGGACGAGGCAGTCACGGCTGTTGCCCGTTCGATCAGACGGGCCAGGGCGGGACTCAAAGACCCTAAGCGGCCCATTGGTTCGTTTATCTTCCTCGGACCGACAGGAGTCGGAAAAACCCAGCTGGCGAGGTCTTTGGCTGAATCTCTGTTTGGGGATGAAAATTCGTTGATCAGAGTTGATATGTCCGAATATATGGAAAAGCATGCCGTATCCAGGATGGTAGGTTCGCCTCCGGGATATGTCGGTCATGATGAAGGTGGTCAGCTTACGGAGGCGGTCCGCAGGAAACCATACAGCGTCATTCTGTTTGACGAAATAGAGAAGGCCCATCCTGAAGTGTTTAATATTCTGTTGCAGGTACTGGAAGACGGCAGGCTCACGGATTCTAAGGGAAGGCTTGTGGATTTCCGCAACTGCGTATTGATTATGACGTCCAACGTCGGAGCTTCTTTCCTCAAAAAAGAATCTCTGGGTTTTGTCTCCGGAAGAAACGAAGAAAGCGAATATAAATCCATGAGTTCCAGGATCATGGAGGAACTTAAGAAGACTTTTCGTCCGGAATTTTTGAACAGAGTGGATGAAATGGTGGTATTCCATCCGCTCAAGCAAGACGATCTTGTGAAGATTACCAAAATCCTGATCAAGGATGTCAGCAAACGACTAAAAGAGCAGGAACTTGAACTGGTCCTGGATGATGAGGTTCTGGAGCATCTGGCAGAAGAGGGTAATGATCCGACTTATGGGGCGCGTCCTTTACGGAGGGCTATCCAAAAAATGATTGAGGATCCTCTGTCTGAAAAGATTCTTGAAGGAACTTATAACGCAGGCGATATGATTAAGGTCGAACTTTCCGACAAAGAAGTCGTTTTTGTGAAACCCGCTGCCGTCAAGAAAAAGGGCGGAAAGAAACTGGAAAAGGTCTAA
- a CDS encoding protein arginine kinase: MTYRELLAKDSFWMKDTLDIPIVLSSRIRLARNIADNPFPHVMSHDDAEKIEAQISGVLDGFTAEGEKLVYIPLKMLIPVEKKVLIEKHLVSPGFNETEYARGLALSESHKIAVMVNEEDHLRIQVLMPGNSLREAWHLAGLVDDHLEAHLDIAYKEKLGYLTTCPTNVGTGLRVSVMVHLPALVLTNQVQQVLGALTSLGLAVRGLYGEGSRPFGNIFQISNQVTLGKSEEDTLTHLDAVTRQLMEREVQMREVIRKESPLIVEDKVWRARGTLENVRILETEEIYSLLSEDRLGIDMGILSRVSAGFVSVLINSMQGCLQYNLNKQLDAYHINAERANFVRGIYHHKMSENVN; the protein is encoded by the coding sequence ATGACTTATCGGGAACTGCTTGCCAAAGACAGCTTCTGGATGAAGGATACCCTGGACATTCCGATTGTACTGAGTTCCAGGATCAGACTGGCCAGAAATATCGCGGACAATCCTTTCCCTCACGTCATGTCCCATGATGATGCCGAAAAAATTGAAGCACAGATTTCCGGCGTCCTGGACGGTTTTACCGCTGAAGGGGAAAAGCTTGTTTATATTCCATTGAAAATGCTTATTCCGGTGGAGAAGAAGGTATTGATTGAAAAGCATCTGGTCAGCCCGGGTTTTAACGAGACTGAATATGCACGCGGTCTGGCCTTGTCCGAAAGCCATAAAATTGCAGTCATGGTCAATGAAGAAGATCACCTGAGAATTCAGGTGCTGATGCCGGGGAACAGCCTCAGGGAAGCTTGGCATCTTGCAGGATTGGTCGATGATCATCTGGAAGCGCATCTGGATATTGCTTATAAAGAAAAGCTTGGCTATTTGACGACTTGCCCCACCAATGTTGGAACCGGCCTGAGAGTATCCGTGATGGTTCACTTGCCAGCCCTGGTGCTGACCAATCAGGTCCAGCAGGTTCTGGGTGCCCTGACTTCGCTTGGGTTGGCAGTACGCGGTCTGTACGGTGAAGGCTCCAGGCCCTTCGGAAATATCTTTCAGATATCCAACCAGGTTACTTTAGGCAAGAGTGAAGAGGACACCTTAACGCATCTTGATGCGGTGACGCGGCAGCTGATGGAACGGGAAGTCCAGATGCGGGAAGTTATTCGCAAAGAATCTCCGCTTATCGTCGAAGACAAAGTATGGAGGGCCCGGGGGACTTTGGAAAATGTCAGGATCCTTGAAACGGAAGAGATCTATTCACTTCTATCGGAGGACCGGCTGGGCATTGATATGGGCATTTTATCTAGAGTTTCTGCAGGTTTCGTGTCTGTCTTGATTAACTCAATGCAGGGATGTCTGCAATATAATCTCAATAAGCAGCTGGATGCTTATCATATTAACGCAGAAAGAGCTAATTTTGTGCGTGGAATCTATCATCACAAAATGAGTGAGAATGTAAATTAA
- a CDS encoding UvrB/UvrC motif-containing protein: MLCQNCQQREAVVHLTKIINGQAAQLHLCQECAQKAPGTGFNLYPGMVSDFLQALFGVNPAGQYDQTIVDSQPGKCPGCGRTFSQIQQAGKMGCSKCYDEFEPQMEMLLRRIHGRGMHVGKVPVRRGASFRNKQEIVKSKEQLLELVKAEKFEEAAILRDRIKEMENTVGGESK; this comes from the coding sequence ATGCTTTGTCAGAACTGTCAACAACGGGAGGCTGTGGTTCATCTGACCAAAATCATTAATGGACAGGCGGCGCAGCTTCATCTTTGCCAGGAATGTGCTCAGAAAGCGCCTGGTACCGGCTTCAATCTCTACCCTGGAATGGTATCGGATTTTTTACAGGCATTATTTGGGGTAAATCCGGCAGGACAGTATGATCAGACGATCGTAGACAGTCAGCCCGGAAAATGTCCCGGGTGCGGAAGAACTTTTTCCCAGATACAGCAAGCCGGGAAAATGGGCTGTAGCAAATGTTACGATGAATTTGAGCCCCAAATGGAAATGCTCCTGCGCCGGATCCATGGAAGAGGGATGCATGTCGGGAAAGTGCCGGTAAGACGAGGCGCTTCGTTCCGAAACAAACAGGAAATAGTCAAATCGAAAGAACAACTCTTGGAGCTAGTAAAAGCAGAAAAGTTTGAAGAGGCAGCTATATTAAGAGACCGGATTAAAGAAATGGAGAATACTGTCGGAGGTGAAAGCAAATGA
- the radA gene encoding DNA repair protein RadA, translated as MAGPKTKFYCRECGQESARWLGRCPGCGEWNTLIEERVEKSKPTEHRGIVQAIPLTEIQTMEGQRLDTGSPELNRVFGGGVVEGSFVLLSGEPGIGKSTLFLQMAEYLSRKENVLYVSGEESARQIKLRADRMELSSSRVHILADNSLEAVRSEVLNKGYKVVFIDSIQTMLLEDVQSAPGSVSQVREGASFLLKLAKENEITVFLAGHITKEGAIAGPRVLEHMVDTVLYFEGDQHHIFRLLRAVKNRFGPANEIGVFEMRGCGLADVTNPSMFFMGDHTQVSAGSGVAVVMEGTRPLLVEVQALVTSSIFAPPRRTVNGMDYHRLLMLLAVLDKRAGYAFGTRDVFVNIAGGLDVDEPAADLAVIASVMSGIKDQPLGNMALIGELGLTGEIRGVSHIEQRIREAEKFGFQNCLVPKVNADSIGKTDCRIIPVKNIEEVLDFLF; from the coding sequence TTGGCAGGTCCGAAGACGAAGTTCTATTGCCGGGAATGCGGGCAGGAAAGCGCGAGATGGCTTGGAAGGTGTCCCGGATGCGGTGAATGGAATACACTGATTGAGGAGCGCGTAGAAAAATCCAAACCTACAGAACACAGAGGGATCGTTCAGGCGATCCCTCTGACTGAAATCCAAACGATGGAAGGGCAGAGACTTGATACCGGAAGTCCGGAACTTAACCGGGTTTTCGGGGGAGGGGTTGTCGAAGGGTCCTTTGTTCTATTAAGCGGGGAGCCCGGGATTGGCAAATCCACTTTGTTTCTGCAAATGGCAGAATATCTTTCCCGGAAGGAAAATGTGCTTTATGTGTCGGGAGAGGAATCTGCCCGGCAAATCAAACTCAGGGCTGACAGAATGGAGCTTTCTTCTTCCCGGGTACATATACTCGCCGATAATTCCCTGGAAGCAGTACGTTCGGAGGTGCTGAACAAAGGCTATAAAGTCGTTTTTATTGATTCGATCCAGACAATGCTGCTCGAAGACGTTCAGTCTGCACCCGGAAGCGTCAGCCAGGTAAGGGAAGGGGCTTCTTTTTTGCTGAAACTGGCCAAAGAAAATGAGATTACGGTTTTCCTGGCCGGCCATATTACAAAGGAGGGTGCGATTGCCGGACCCAGGGTTCTGGAGCACATGGTCGATACGGTCCTGTATTTTGAAGGAGATCAGCACCATATTTTCCGTCTGCTGCGGGCAGTTAAAAACCGTTTTGGTCCGGCCAACGAAATTGGGGTATTTGAGATGAGAGGCTGCGGTCTAGCTGATGTTACAAATCCCTCCATGTTTTTTATGGGCGATCATACACAGGTATCTGCTGGTTCCGGGGTGGCTGTCGTGATGGAAGGAACAAGGCCGCTCTTAGTGGAAGTCCAGGCTTTGGTAACATCGTCCATCTTTGCGCCGCCGAGAAGAACCGTAAACGGGATGGATTACCACCGCCTGCTGATGCTTCTGGCAGTCCTGGACAAACGAGCCGGGTACGCTTTTGGCACCCGGGATGTTTTTGTCAATATTGCCGGGGGTCTCGATGTGGATGAACCGGCAGCGGATCTTGCCGTTATTGCCTCTGTGATGTCGGGAATTAAAGATCAGCCGCTTGGAAATATGGCTTTAATCGGGGAACTCGGTTTGACCGGAGAAATTAGAGGGGTTTCTCATATTGAGCAGCGGATCAGAGAAGCGGAAAAATTTGGTTTCCAAAATTGCCTGGTACCAAAAGTCAATGCAGACAGTATCGGGAAGACCGATTGCCGAATCATTCCGGTTAAGAACATTGAGGAAGTACTGGATTTTCTTTTTTAG